A single region of the Populus nigra chromosome 2, ddPopNigr1.1, whole genome shotgun sequence genome encodes:
- the LOC133682819 gene encoding sialyltransferase-like protein 1 isoform X2 gives MRTLKNKRASILQLVCVAAFFSLAVFIIQSSFFTGDNGSSDLNKYFKKEIRILSDFQSSVKQCVANRGFGLTASIVDHCKLVLKFPQGTNSTWYNQQFKKFEPLEYNYDVCDAILLWEQYRNMTTVLTREYLDTRPDGWLDYAALRIAQLGAKNCSNRALCEDHLNVILPAKPPFHPRQFHTCAVVGNSGDLLKTEFGAEIDSHDAVIRDNEAPVNEKYAKHVGLKRDFRLVVRGAAANMVKILNGSTDEVLIIKSQTHRDFNAMIKLIPNPVYLFQGIVLRRGAKGTGMKTIELALSMCDIVDIYGFTVDPGYTEWTRYFSTPRKGHNPLQGRAYYQLLECLGVIRIHSPMRAQRTQDWSDVPSREMISRAQAAALRLKRGHVNQAADSGQFGSCKVWGKVDPDNSGPISGSSDMSDVRRNSNYSKWEVMPFGSLRKEAQDHYAQMGGVSLYKMDGNRLDDLVCVRHSLKSEA, from the exons ATGAGAACTCTGAAGAACAAGAGAGCATCGATACTGCAATTGGTTTGCGTTGCTGCGTTTTTCTCTCTTGCtgttttcatcattcaatcctcTTTCTTCACTG GTGATAATGGAAGCTCAGATCTCaataaatacttcaaaaaagaaattcgGATTTTGTCCGATTTCCAATCCTCTGTTAAGCAATGCGTG gCGAACAGAGGGTTTGGTCTAACAGCGAGTATAGTGGATCATTGCAAATTGGTTCTTAAGTTTCCACAAGGCACTAACAGCACCTGG TACAATcagcaatttaaaaaatttgaaccaTTGGAGTATAATTACGATGTTTGTGACGCCATTCTGTTGTGGGAACAG TATCGGAACATGACGACTGTGCTCACTAGGGAGTATCTAGATACTCGGCCTGATGGATGGTTGGATTATGCAGCTTTAAGAATTGCTCAATT GGGAGCTAAAAACTGCAGCAATCGAGCTCTTTGCGAGGACCATCTCAATGTGATTCTTCCTGCAAAGCCTCCCTTTCACCCCCGGCAGTTTCACACTTGTGCAGTTGTTGGAAACTCGGGAGATCTCCTGAAGACAGAGTTTGGAGCTGAGATTGATAGTCATGATGCTGTTATAAGGGACAATGAGGCTCCGGTTAATGAG AAATATGCCAAGCATGTTGGGCTAAAGAGGGATTTTCGCCTTGTGGTTCGGGGTGCTGCTGCTAACATGGTGAAGATCCTGAATGGATCGA CTGATGAGGTGCTTATAATCAAAAGTCAAACCCACAGAGACTTCAACGCAATGATAAAG CTTATTCCAAATCCTGTTTATCTTTTCCAAGGAATTGTGCTACGCAGAGGTGCCAAAGGAACCGGAATGAAAACTATTGAACTAGCACTTTCAATGTGTGACATTGTAGACATATATGGTTTCACTGTTGATCCAGGCTACACTGAATG GACAAGATACTTCTCTACGCCTAGGAAAGGGCATAATCCACTTCAAGGACGAGCATATTACCAGCTCCTAGAGTGCCTTGGT GTCATTAGGATCCACTCTCCCATGAGAGCCCAGAGGACACAAGACTGGTCAGATGTGCCAAGTCGAGAAATGATAAGCAGAGCTCAAGCTGCGGCTTTGCGCTTAAAGAGGGGTCATGTTAATCAGGCTGCTGATTCGGGACAGTTTGGAAGTTGCAAGGTGTGGGGCAAGGTGGACCCTGACAACAGTGGGCCTATCTCAGGATCTTCAGACATGAGTGATGTGAGGAGAAACTCAAATTACAGTAAATGGGAAGTTATGCCTTTTGGAAGTCTAAGAAAGGAAGCACAGGATCACTATGCTCAGATGGGAGGTGTGTCTCTGTACAAAATGGATGGCAACAGATTGGATGATTTAGTATGCGTCAGGCATTCCTTGAAATCCGAGGCATGA
- the LOC133682819 gene encoding sialyltransferase-like protein 1 isoform X1: protein MRTLKNKRASILQLVCVAAFFSLAVFIIQSSFFTAGDNGSSDLNKYFKKEIRILSDFQSSVKQCVANRGFGLTASIVDHCKLVLKFPQGTNSTWYNQQFKKFEPLEYNYDVCDAILLWEQYRNMTTVLTREYLDTRPDGWLDYAALRIAQLGAKNCSNRALCEDHLNVILPAKPPFHPRQFHTCAVVGNSGDLLKTEFGAEIDSHDAVIRDNEAPVNEKYAKHVGLKRDFRLVVRGAAANMVKILNGSTDEVLIIKSQTHRDFNAMIKLIPNPVYLFQGIVLRRGAKGTGMKTIELALSMCDIVDIYGFTVDPGYTEWTRYFSTPRKGHNPLQGRAYYQLLECLGVIRIHSPMRAQRTQDWSDVPSREMISRAQAAALRLKRGHVNQAADSGQFGSCKVWGKVDPDNSGPISGSSDMSDVRRNSNYSKWEVMPFGSLRKEAQDHYAQMGGVSLYKMDGNRLDDLVCVRHSLKSEA, encoded by the exons ATGAGAACTCTGAAGAACAAGAGAGCATCGATACTGCAATTGGTTTGCGTTGCTGCGTTTTTCTCTCTTGCtgttttcatcattcaatcctcTTTCTTCACTG cagGTGATAATGGAAGCTCAGATCTCaataaatacttcaaaaaagaaattcgGATTTTGTCCGATTTCCAATCCTCTGTTAAGCAATGCGTG gCGAACAGAGGGTTTGGTCTAACAGCGAGTATAGTGGATCATTGCAAATTGGTTCTTAAGTTTCCACAAGGCACTAACAGCACCTGG TACAATcagcaatttaaaaaatttgaaccaTTGGAGTATAATTACGATGTTTGTGACGCCATTCTGTTGTGGGAACAG TATCGGAACATGACGACTGTGCTCACTAGGGAGTATCTAGATACTCGGCCTGATGGATGGTTGGATTATGCAGCTTTAAGAATTGCTCAATT GGGAGCTAAAAACTGCAGCAATCGAGCTCTTTGCGAGGACCATCTCAATGTGATTCTTCCTGCAAAGCCTCCCTTTCACCCCCGGCAGTTTCACACTTGTGCAGTTGTTGGAAACTCGGGAGATCTCCTGAAGACAGAGTTTGGAGCTGAGATTGATAGTCATGATGCTGTTATAAGGGACAATGAGGCTCCGGTTAATGAG AAATATGCCAAGCATGTTGGGCTAAAGAGGGATTTTCGCCTTGTGGTTCGGGGTGCTGCTGCTAACATGGTGAAGATCCTGAATGGATCGA CTGATGAGGTGCTTATAATCAAAAGTCAAACCCACAGAGACTTCAACGCAATGATAAAG CTTATTCCAAATCCTGTTTATCTTTTCCAAGGAATTGTGCTACGCAGAGGTGCCAAAGGAACCGGAATGAAAACTATTGAACTAGCACTTTCAATGTGTGACATTGTAGACATATATGGTTTCACTGTTGATCCAGGCTACACTGAATG GACAAGATACTTCTCTACGCCTAGGAAAGGGCATAATCCACTTCAAGGACGAGCATATTACCAGCTCCTAGAGTGCCTTGGT GTCATTAGGATCCACTCTCCCATGAGAGCCCAGAGGACACAAGACTGGTCAGATGTGCCAAGTCGAGAAATGATAAGCAGAGCTCAAGCTGCGGCTTTGCGCTTAAAGAGGGGTCATGTTAATCAGGCTGCTGATTCGGGACAGTTTGGAAGTTGCAAGGTGTGGGGCAAGGTGGACCCTGACAACAGTGGGCCTATCTCAGGATCTTCAGACATGAGTGATGTGAGGAGAAACTCAAATTACAGTAAATGGGAAGTTATGCCTTTTGGAAGTCTAAGAAAGGAAGCACAGGATCACTATGCTCAGATGGGAGGTGTGTCTCTGTACAAAATGGATGGCAACAGATTGGATGATTTAGTATGCGTCAGGCATTCCTTGAAATCCGAGGCATGA
- the LOC133682661 gene encoding uncharacterized protein LOC133682661 isoform X2, with protein sequence MSILPTQVQGSASSSSLESPPLNPNYSSHGSPPQSRSPLSLQSQIQPQSQHLSGESAPVTEDSAGSSAEVNELGTPISKRSWAHQNALTNSPSQSGGGGVGCVQSKGNMLGNIASPQSQQNVGSVNSRGGTTHASGRRAQMTNANHLLNFHYDPISRPQPRAPPPRRPQKKRAYNKDLFLQANYKFVVLDTGSYAPESMDPDKMLKWEDIICVRYSTTFPVQCPICLEYPLCPQITSCGHIFCFPCILRYLLMGEEDHKGDCFKRCPLCFVMVSPKDLYTIYIEKVKQYCVGETIEFMLLTRQKHSFVPSKKIEPEADTELCCNDNIYDPFSKFTFTSDVELSVRKAISDLDSWLVRADSGLVDDLEKLPYVCAAMEQLEKRKKYWNEQKACHDDRFNVSNSKGSQGLLSSLTTAKEDEDSALSSSYEENKNFQTHANGYRDVKDKESYNFYQAIDGQHLILHPLNMKCLLHHYGSYDLLPHRVSGTILQLETITQSEAMRRRYRYLSHFSLTTTFQLCEIDLNAALPPNALLPFMDEIKKREKLRKQLANKERKEKIKAEASASMPTLPSFGQSSYDTSPNFSMEDFEALGISSSMSSSPPVAGERILFSNVARFGFAAGHDSPALKIEENVPLQNNMPGNNSSNLNGSRNSGPSSFANVTARPKPEENVDPPKMNEVSKKGKKPNRVLLSTTGGRRY encoded by the exons ATGTCCATCTTGCCTACACAAGTCCAAGGTTCCGCATCGTCATCTTCGCTTGAATCCCCTCCTCTAAACCCTAATTACTCCAGTCATGGCTCTCCTCCACAATCTCGCTCCCCTCTCTCCCTCCAATCCCAGATTCAGCCTCAGTCTCAGCACCTCTCTG GCGAATCGGCTCCAGTTACAGAAGATTCTGCCGGATCCTCCGCAGAG GTGAATGAATTAGGGACACCAATTAGTAAAAGAAGTTGGGCCCACCAAAATGCACTCACAAATTCTCCGTCTCAGTCAGGTGGTGGAGGGGTTGGATGTGTCCAGTCTAAAGGAAATATGTTAGGAAACATTGCCTCTCCTCAAAGTCAACAAAATGTTGGGTCTGTCAACTCTCGAGGAGGAACTACACATGCTTCAGGAAGAAGAGCCCAGATGACTAATGCCAATCATTTGCTCAATTTTCATTACGACCCCATTTCTCGTCCTCAACCAAGGGCTCCTCCTCCAAGACGACCACAAAAGAAAAGGGCTTACAACAAGGATTTGTTCCTTCAGGCTAATTACAAGTTCGTTGTGTTAGATACTGGAAGCTATGCTCCTGAATCAATGGATCCAGATAAAATGCTTAAATGGGAGGACATAATTTGTGTTAGGTATTCCACCACATTTCCAGTGCAGTGTCCAATTTGCCTGGAATATCCTCTATGCCCACAGATAACTTCTTGTggacatattttttgttttccctGTATTCTTCGTTACTTGTTAATGGGCGAGGAGGATCATAAAGGCGATTGCTTCAAAAGATGCCCCCTATGTTTTGTGATGGTATCTCCAAAAGATCTGTACACCATCTATATTGAGAAAGTCAAGCAGTATTGCGTTGGTGAAACTATAGAGTTCATGCTTCTAACTCGACAAAAACATTCTTTCGTTCCATCAAAGAAAATTGAACCAGAAGCAGACACTGAACTGTGTTGCAACGATAACATCTATGATCCCTTCTCAAAGTTCACTTTCACTTCAGATGTGGAATTGTCAGTGAGAAAAGCAATATCAGATTTGGATAGTTGGTTAGTCAGAGCAGATTCGGGTCTTGTGGATGATTTAGAGAAGCTTCCATATGTTTGCGCTGCAATGGAGCAGTTAGAAAAGAGGAAGAAATATTGGAATGAGCAGAAGGCATGCCATGATGATAGATTCAATGTTAGCAACAGTAAAGGATCTCAAGGGCTTTTGTCATCTTTAACTACTGCTAAAG AAGATGAAGATAGTGCTTTATCATCCTCatatgaagaaaataagaatttCCAGACACATGCAAATGGTTATAGAGATGTTAAGGATAAGGAGTCGTACAATTTCTACCAG GCAATTGATGGTCAGCACCTCATTCTTCACCCATTGAACATGAAGTGTCTTCTGCACCATTATGGGAGCTATGATTTGCTACCTCACAG AGTAAGTGGAACAATCTTGCAGTTGGAGACAATTACCCAGTCAGAGGCCATGAGAAGGCGCTACCGTTATTTAAGTCACTTTTCATTGACAACAACATTTCAG CTGTGTGAAATTGATTTGAATGCTGCACTACCTCCCAATGCCCTGCTTCCATTCATGGATGAAATCAAGAAACGTGAAAAGCTGCGGAAGCAACTTGCCAACAAG GAACGGAAGGAGAAGATCAAGGCTGAAGCTTCTGCTTCTATGCCCACTTTACCCAGTTTTGGACAGTCCTCTTATGACACCTCCCCAAATTTCTCTATGGAAGACTTTGAAG CCCTGGGTATTTCTTCCTCAATGTCATCTAGCCCTCCAGTTGCAGGGGAGAGGATACTGTTCTCAAATGTTGCAAGGTTTGGTTTTGCTGCTGGACACGATTCTCCAGCCTTGAAAATTGAGGAAAATGTTCCTCTACAAAATAACATGCCAGGAAACAATTCTTCCAATTTAAATG GTTCAAGAAATTCAGGCCCATCATCGTTTGCCAATGTAACAGCCAGACCAAAACCTGAAGAAAATGTTGATCCGCCAAAGATGAATGAGGTTAGTAAGAAAGGGAAGAAACCAAATCGAGTCCTCTTATCAACAACTGGTGGTCGGCGCTACTGA
- the LOC133682661 gene encoding uncharacterized protein LOC133682661 isoform X1: MSILPTQVQGSASSSSLESPPLNPNYSSHGSPPQSRSPLSLQSQIQPQSQHLSGESAPVTEDSAGSSAEVNELGTPISKRSWAHQNALTNSPSQSGGGGVGCVQSKGNMLGNIASPQSQQNVGSVNSRGGTTHASGRRAQMTNANHLLNFHYDPISRPQPRAPPPRRPQKKRAYNKDLFLQANYKFVVLDTGSYAPESMDPDKMLKWEDIICVRYSTTFPVQCPICLEYPLCPQITSCGHIFCFPCILRYLLMGEEDHKGDCFKRCPLCFVMVSPKDLYTIYIEKVKQYCVGETIEFMLLTRQKHSFVPSKKIEPEADTELCCNDNIYDPFSKFTFTSDVELSVRKAISDLDSWLVRADSGLVDDLEKLPYVCAAMEQLEKRKKYWNEQKACHDDRFNVSNSKGSQGLLSSLTTAKGEHKACSSRSATPSIDINNKNKGSDNVMGDVVESPEDEDSALSSSYEENKNFQTHANGYRDVKDKESYNFYQAIDGQHLILHPLNMKCLLHHYGSYDLLPHRVSGTILQLETITQSEAMRRRYRYLSHFSLTTTFQLCEIDLNAALPPNALLPFMDEIKKREKLRKQLANKERKEKIKAEASASMPTLPSFGQSSYDTSPNFSMEDFEALGISSSMSSSPPVAGERILFSNVARFGFAAGHDSPALKIEENVPLQNNMPGNNSSNLNGSRNSGPSSFANVTARPKPEENVDPPKMNEVSKKGKKPNRVLLSTTGGRRY; the protein is encoded by the exons ATGTCCATCTTGCCTACACAAGTCCAAGGTTCCGCATCGTCATCTTCGCTTGAATCCCCTCCTCTAAACCCTAATTACTCCAGTCATGGCTCTCCTCCACAATCTCGCTCCCCTCTCTCCCTCCAATCCCAGATTCAGCCTCAGTCTCAGCACCTCTCTG GCGAATCGGCTCCAGTTACAGAAGATTCTGCCGGATCCTCCGCAGAG GTGAATGAATTAGGGACACCAATTAGTAAAAGAAGTTGGGCCCACCAAAATGCACTCACAAATTCTCCGTCTCAGTCAGGTGGTGGAGGGGTTGGATGTGTCCAGTCTAAAGGAAATATGTTAGGAAACATTGCCTCTCCTCAAAGTCAACAAAATGTTGGGTCTGTCAACTCTCGAGGAGGAACTACACATGCTTCAGGAAGAAGAGCCCAGATGACTAATGCCAATCATTTGCTCAATTTTCATTACGACCCCATTTCTCGTCCTCAACCAAGGGCTCCTCCTCCAAGACGACCACAAAAGAAAAGGGCTTACAACAAGGATTTGTTCCTTCAGGCTAATTACAAGTTCGTTGTGTTAGATACTGGAAGCTATGCTCCTGAATCAATGGATCCAGATAAAATGCTTAAATGGGAGGACATAATTTGTGTTAGGTATTCCACCACATTTCCAGTGCAGTGTCCAATTTGCCTGGAATATCCTCTATGCCCACAGATAACTTCTTGTggacatattttttgttttccctGTATTCTTCGTTACTTGTTAATGGGCGAGGAGGATCATAAAGGCGATTGCTTCAAAAGATGCCCCCTATGTTTTGTGATGGTATCTCCAAAAGATCTGTACACCATCTATATTGAGAAAGTCAAGCAGTATTGCGTTGGTGAAACTATAGAGTTCATGCTTCTAACTCGACAAAAACATTCTTTCGTTCCATCAAAGAAAATTGAACCAGAAGCAGACACTGAACTGTGTTGCAACGATAACATCTATGATCCCTTCTCAAAGTTCACTTTCACTTCAGATGTGGAATTGTCAGTGAGAAAAGCAATATCAGATTTGGATAGTTGGTTAGTCAGAGCAGATTCGGGTCTTGTGGATGATTTAGAGAAGCTTCCATATGTTTGCGCTGCAATGGAGCAGTTAGAAAAGAGGAAGAAATATTGGAATGAGCAGAAGGCATGCCATGATGATAGATTCAATGTTAGCAACAGTAAAGGATCTCAAGGGCTTTTGTCATCTTTAACTACTGCTAAAGGTGAGCACAAAGCCTGTAGTTCTAGATCTGCAACACCATCTATTGatatcaataacaaaaataagggGTCTGATAATGTGATGGGGGATGTGGTTGAGTCACCAGAAGATGAAGATAGTGCTTTATCATCCTCatatgaagaaaataagaatttCCAGACACATGCAAATGGTTATAGAGATGTTAAGGATAAGGAGTCGTACAATTTCTACCAG GCAATTGATGGTCAGCACCTCATTCTTCACCCATTGAACATGAAGTGTCTTCTGCACCATTATGGGAGCTATGATTTGCTACCTCACAG AGTAAGTGGAACAATCTTGCAGTTGGAGACAATTACCCAGTCAGAGGCCATGAGAAGGCGCTACCGTTATTTAAGTCACTTTTCATTGACAACAACATTTCAG CTGTGTGAAATTGATTTGAATGCTGCACTACCTCCCAATGCCCTGCTTCCATTCATGGATGAAATCAAGAAACGTGAAAAGCTGCGGAAGCAACTTGCCAACAAG GAACGGAAGGAGAAGATCAAGGCTGAAGCTTCTGCTTCTATGCCCACTTTACCCAGTTTTGGACAGTCCTCTTATGACACCTCCCCAAATTTCTCTATGGAAGACTTTGAAG CCCTGGGTATTTCTTCCTCAATGTCATCTAGCCCTCCAGTTGCAGGGGAGAGGATACTGTTCTCAAATGTTGCAAGGTTTGGTTTTGCTGCTGGACACGATTCTCCAGCCTTGAAAATTGAGGAAAATGTTCCTCTACAAAATAACATGCCAGGAAACAATTCTTCCAATTTAAATG GTTCAAGAAATTCAGGCCCATCATCGTTTGCCAATGTAACAGCCAGACCAAAACCTGAAGAAAATGTTGATCCGCCAAAGATGAATGAGGTTAGTAAGAAAGGGAAGAAACCAAATCGAGTCCTCTTATCAACAACTGGTGGTCGGCGCTACTGA
- the LOC133682661 gene encoding uncharacterized protein LOC133682661 isoform X3 — MSILPTQVQGSASSSSLESPPLNPNYSSHGSPPQSRSPLSLQSQIQPQSQHLSGESAPVTEDSAGSSAEVNELGTPISKRSWAHQNALTNSPSQSGGGGVGCVQSKGNMLGNIASPQSQQNVGSVNSRGGTTHASGRRAQMTNANHLLNFHYDPISRPQPRAPPPRRPQKKRAYNKDLFLQANYKFVVLDTGSYAPESMDPDKMLKWEDIICVRYSTTFPVQCPICLEYPLCPQITSCGHIFCFPCILRYLLMGEEDHKGDCFKRCPLCFVMVSPKDLYTIYIEKVKQYCVGETIEFMLLTRQKHSFVPSKKIEPEADTELCCNDNIYDPFSKFTFTSDVELSVRKAISDLDSWLVRADSGLVDDLEKLPYVCAAMEQLEKRKKYWNEQKACHDDRFNVSNSKGSQGLLSSLTTAKGEHKACSSRSATPSIDINNKNKGSDNVMGDVVESPEDEDSALSSSYEENKNFQTHANGYRDVKDKESYNFYQAIDGQHLILHPLNMKCLLHHYGSYDLLPHRYRRMCWFVCNKCVTILEPNLQYLKSTVFHITFAHGIPSAGTLNMIVQIFLTF, encoded by the exons ATGTCCATCTTGCCTACACAAGTCCAAGGTTCCGCATCGTCATCTTCGCTTGAATCCCCTCCTCTAAACCCTAATTACTCCAGTCATGGCTCTCCTCCACAATCTCGCTCCCCTCTCTCCCTCCAATCCCAGATTCAGCCTCAGTCTCAGCACCTCTCTG GCGAATCGGCTCCAGTTACAGAAGATTCTGCCGGATCCTCCGCAGAG GTGAATGAATTAGGGACACCAATTAGTAAAAGAAGTTGGGCCCACCAAAATGCACTCACAAATTCTCCGTCTCAGTCAGGTGGTGGAGGGGTTGGATGTGTCCAGTCTAAAGGAAATATGTTAGGAAACATTGCCTCTCCTCAAAGTCAACAAAATGTTGGGTCTGTCAACTCTCGAGGAGGAACTACACATGCTTCAGGAAGAAGAGCCCAGATGACTAATGCCAATCATTTGCTCAATTTTCATTACGACCCCATTTCTCGTCCTCAACCAAGGGCTCCTCCTCCAAGACGACCACAAAAGAAAAGGGCTTACAACAAGGATTTGTTCCTTCAGGCTAATTACAAGTTCGTTGTGTTAGATACTGGAAGCTATGCTCCTGAATCAATGGATCCAGATAAAATGCTTAAATGGGAGGACATAATTTGTGTTAGGTATTCCACCACATTTCCAGTGCAGTGTCCAATTTGCCTGGAATATCCTCTATGCCCACAGATAACTTCTTGTggacatattttttgttttccctGTATTCTTCGTTACTTGTTAATGGGCGAGGAGGATCATAAAGGCGATTGCTTCAAAAGATGCCCCCTATGTTTTGTGATGGTATCTCCAAAAGATCTGTACACCATCTATATTGAGAAAGTCAAGCAGTATTGCGTTGGTGAAACTATAGAGTTCATGCTTCTAACTCGACAAAAACATTCTTTCGTTCCATCAAAGAAAATTGAACCAGAAGCAGACACTGAACTGTGTTGCAACGATAACATCTATGATCCCTTCTCAAAGTTCACTTTCACTTCAGATGTGGAATTGTCAGTGAGAAAAGCAATATCAGATTTGGATAGTTGGTTAGTCAGAGCAGATTCGGGTCTTGTGGATGATTTAGAGAAGCTTCCATATGTTTGCGCTGCAATGGAGCAGTTAGAAAAGAGGAAGAAATATTGGAATGAGCAGAAGGCATGCCATGATGATAGATTCAATGTTAGCAACAGTAAAGGATCTCAAGGGCTTTTGTCATCTTTAACTACTGCTAAAGGTGAGCACAAAGCCTGTAGTTCTAGATCTGCAACACCATCTATTGatatcaataacaaaaataagggGTCTGATAATGTGATGGGGGATGTGGTTGAGTCACCAGAAGATGAAGATAGTGCTTTATCATCCTCatatgaagaaaataagaatttCCAGACACATGCAAATGGTTATAGAGATGTTAAGGATAAGGAGTCGTACAATTTCTACCAG GCAATTGATGGTCAGCACCTCATTCTTCACCCATTGAACATGAAGTGTCTTCTGCACCATTATGGGAGCTATGATTTGCTACCTCACAG GTATCGAAGGATGTGCTGGTTCGTGTGCAATAAATGTGTTACAATTTTAGAACCTAATCTTCAATATCTAAAAAGCACTGTATTCCATATCACTTTTGCTCATGGCATACCTTCTGCAGGGACACTAAATATGAttgtacaaatatttttaactttttaa
- the LOC133681628 gene encoding syntaxin-22-like, whose amino-acid sequence MSFQDFQNGKRPSSSSSTSRSPSQAVAAGIFQINTAVAGFRRLVDAIGTDKDTPEHRHKLHNSRQRILQLVKETSAKLKSLSELDHDPDINPSKKIEDAKLARDFQITLQEFQKVQQLASERESTYSPSLPPQSSLPPSSGSGEYVIASMDQDNQPFLREQRRQEVILLDNEVAFNEAIIEEREQGIRDIEEQIGEANEIFKDLAVLVHDQGVVIDDIHSNIDSSATATTQARVQLSKASKTVKSKCSWCWWLLGIAVVVLVVLLLILIL is encoded by the exons ATGAGCTTCCAAGATTTTCAAAATGGCAAGAGACCTTCCTCCAGTTCTTCCACTTCCAGAAGCCCATCGCAAGCGGTGGCGGCCGGTATTTTCCAAATCAACACAGCCGTTGCCGGCTTCCGTCGTCTTGTCGATGCCATCGGAACCGACAAGGACACTCCTGAACACCGACACAAACT GCATAATTCAAGGCAACGGATTCTGCAGTTAGTTAAAGAGACTTCTGCTAAACTCAAGTCGTTGAGCGAACTCGACCACGATCCTGacatcaat CcgagcaagaaaattgaagatgCGAAGCTAGCAAGAGATTTTCAAATCACATTGCAAGAGTTCCAGAAAGTTCAACAGCTTGCCTCTGAGCGCGAGTCCACTTACTCTCCTTCTCTTCCTCCTCAATCTTCTTTGCCTCCTTC CTCTGGCTCTGGTGAATATGTGATCGCTAGTATGGATCAAGATAACCAACCTTTTTTAAGGGAACAGAGAAG GCAGGAGGTTATACTTCTGGATAATGAAGTCGCATTTAATGAAGCCATAATTGAGGAAAGGGAACAGGGTATTAGAGACATAGAGGAACAAATTGGAGAAGCGAATGAAATATTCAAGGATCTTGCTGTTCTAGTTCATGACCAGGGTGTGGTTATTG ATGATATTCACTCAAACATTGATTCTTCTGCTACTGCAACAACGCAAGCAAGAGTTCAGCTATCCAAGGCTTCGAAAACCGTGAAATCTAAATGCTCATGG TGCTGGTGGCTGCTGGGAATTGCTGTCGTTGTACTCGTTGTCCTTCTCCTCATCCTCATTTTATAG